From a single Streptomyces liliifuscus genomic region:
- a CDS encoding XdhC family protein: protein MSPAAPPLEARMAELTGHHVPFVKATVVRARRPASARPGDIALVLADGRVEGFVGGACAEATVRVQALRTLRSGESLLLRISPEETADGTGEPVVEEGAVSVANPCLSGGELEIFLEPLRPVPRVVVLGESPIARALLAIGPALGYEVTEASGADGITPEDLTGTQALVIASHGRNEEPVLVSAVRAGVPYIGLVASPRRGAAVLDGLTLDAEQRARIHTPAGLWIGARTPGEIAVSILAEVIQTVRGLSAEVDMAAEVAVQEPAERDSVTAVDPVCGMTVSVTDSTPYSEAGSDERRWFCCAGCRAAYEKDPARYAKADAS from the coding sequence ATGAGCCCCGCCGCACCCCCACTTGAGGCACGCATGGCCGAACTGACGGGACACCACGTGCCGTTCGTGAAGGCCACCGTGGTGCGCGCCCGCCGTCCGGCGAGCGCTCGGCCGGGCGACATCGCGCTGGTCCTCGCGGACGGCCGTGTCGAGGGCTTCGTCGGAGGCGCCTGCGCGGAGGCCACCGTACGGGTGCAGGCGCTGCGGACGCTGCGCAGCGGGGAGTCGCTGCTGCTGCGGATCTCGCCGGAGGAGACGGCGGACGGCACCGGGGAACCCGTCGTCGAGGAGGGCGCTGTGAGCGTCGCCAATCCGTGCCTGTCCGGCGGCGAGTTGGAGATCTTCCTGGAGCCACTGCGGCCCGTGCCGCGCGTGGTGGTCCTGGGTGAGTCCCCCATCGCCCGCGCGTTGCTCGCTATCGGGCCTGCCCTCGGTTACGAGGTCACCGAGGCGTCCGGCGCCGACGGGATCACGCCGGAGGACCTGACCGGCACCCAGGCTCTCGTCATCGCCTCGCACGGCCGGAACGAGGAGCCGGTGCTCGTCTCGGCCGTGCGCGCGGGGGTGCCGTACATCGGGCTCGTGGCCAGCCCCAGGCGCGGGGCGGCGGTGCTGGACGGGCTGACGCTCGATGCCGAGCAGCGGGCGCGGATCCACACACCGGCGGGTCTGTGGATCGGTGCCCGCACACCGGGCGAGATCGCGGTGTCGATCCTCGCGGAGGTGATCCAGACGGTGAGGGGGCTCTCCGCCGAAGTGGACATGGCAGCGGAGGTCGCAGTGCAAGAGCCGGCGGAGAGGGACTCGGTGACCGCCGTCGACCCCGTGTGCGGGATGACGGTCTCCGTCACGGACAGCACCCCGTACTCCGAGGCGGGCAGCGACGAGCGCCGCTGGTTCTGCTGTGCCGGTTGTCGTGCCGCGTACGAGAAGGACCCCGCCCGCTACGCGAAGGCCGACGCCTCGTGA
- a CDS encoding aerobic carbon-monoxide dehydrogenase large subunit: MTTVEEPAATPQERPIGFGRMKRKEDPRFVRGKGRYVDDIQLPGMLHGAVLRSPFAHARIVSIDTSAAEAHPKVKAVITGATLAGLGLAWMPTLSMDTQAVLATDKVRFQGQEVAFVVAEDHYAARDAIELIDVEYEPLDAVVNARRALDADAPVIRDDLEGRTDNHIFDWEAGDSAATDEVFARADVVVEQTMLYPRVHPAPLETCGAVASMDPVDGKLTLYATTQAPHAHRTLYAMVAGIPEHKIRVVSPDIGGGFGNKVGIYPGYVCAVVGSIVTGRPVKWMEDRSENLMSTSFARDYHMTGEIAATQDGKILGVRVKVLADHGAFNSTAQPTKYPAGFFHIFTGSYDIEAAHCSVTGVYTNKAPGGVAYACSFRVTEAVYLIERMVDCLAAELGADPAELRMRNLLRPEQFPYENKTGWTYDSGDYPACLRKALDLAGYEELRKEQSEKRARGELMGIGLSFFTETVGAGPRKHMDILGLGMADGCELRVHPTGKAVVRLSVQTQGQGHETTFAQIVAEELGIPPEDIDVVHGDTDQTPFGLGTYGSRSTPVSGAAAAVVARKVRDKARIIAGAMLEVSPDDLEWTKGRWSVAGDPAMTKTIQEIALAAHGALELPEGVEGHLEATTVYNPPNLTYPFGAYVCVVDVDSGTGTVKVRRFIAVDDCGTRINPMIIEGQVHGGLADGVGMALMELISFDEDGNCLSGSFMDYLLPTALEVPAWELDHTVTPSPHHPIGAKGIGESATVGSPPAVVNAVLDAIGVRHADMPLTPSRVWQALHRGEVEAPQ; encoded by the coding sequence ATGACCACCGTCGAGGAACCGGCCGCGACCCCTCAGGAGCGGCCCATCGGCTTCGGCCGGATGAAGCGCAAGGAGGACCCCCGCTTCGTCCGCGGCAAGGGCCGCTACGTCGACGACATCCAGCTGCCCGGCATGCTGCACGGCGCTGTGCTCCGCAGCCCGTTCGCGCACGCCCGCATCGTCTCCATCGACACCTCGGCCGCCGAGGCCCACCCCAAGGTCAAGGCGGTGATCACCGGCGCGACGCTCGCGGGCCTCGGCCTCGCCTGGATGCCGACGCTGTCGATGGACACGCAGGCAGTACTCGCCACCGACAAGGTGCGCTTCCAGGGGCAGGAGGTCGCGTTCGTGGTCGCCGAGGACCACTACGCGGCGCGCGACGCGATCGAGTTGATCGATGTCGAGTACGAGCCGCTGGACGCGGTGGTCAACGCCCGCCGGGCCCTCGACGCGGACGCGCCCGTCATCCGGGACGACCTGGAAGGCCGTACGGACAACCACATCTTCGACTGGGAGGCGGGTGACAGCGCGGCCACCGACGAGGTGTTCGCGCGGGCCGACGTCGTGGTCGAGCAGACCATGCTCTACCCGCGCGTCCACCCGGCCCCGCTGGAGACCTGCGGCGCGGTCGCCTCCATGGACCCGGTCGACGGCAAACTCACCCTCTACGCCACCACCCAGGCCCCGCACGCCCACCGCACGCTCTACGCGATGGTGGCCGGGATCCCGGAGCACAAGATCCGGGTCGTCTCCCCCGACATCGGCGGCGGTTTCGGCAACAAGGTCGGCATCTACCCGGGATACGTCTGCGCGGTCGTCGGCTCGATCGTCACCGGGCGGCCCGTGAAGTGGATGGAGGACCGCTCCGAGAACCTGATGAGCACCTCCTTCGCCCGCGACTACCACATGACCGGCGAGATCGCCGCGACCCAGGACGGCAAGATCCTGGGCGTACGGGTCAAGGTCCTCGCCGACCACGGCGCGTTCAACTCCACCGCGCAGCCCACCAAGTACCCGGCCGGCTTCTTCCACATCTTCACCGGCTCGTACGACATCGAGGCCGCGCACTGCTCGGTCACCGGCGTCTACACCAACAAGGCGCCCGGCGGAGTCGCGTACGCCTGCTCCTTCCGGGTCACCGAGGCCGTCTATCTGATCGAACGGATGGTGGACTGCCTGGCGGCCGAACTCGGCGCCGATCCCGCCGAGTTGAGGATGCGCAACCTGCTGCGGCCGGAGCAGTTCCCGTACGAGAACAAGACCGGCTGGACGTACGACTCCGGCGACTACCCCGCCTGTCTGCGCAAGGCACTGGACCTGGCCGGATACGAGGAGCTGCGCAAGGAGCAGAGCGAGAAGCGGGCCCGGGGCGAACTCATGGGCATCGGGCTGTCGTTCTTCACCGAGACGGTCGGCGCCGGGCCGCGCAAACACATGGACATCCTCGGTCTCGGCATGGCCGACGGCTGCGAGCTGCGCGTCCACCCCACCGGCAAGGCCGTGGTCCGGCTGAGCGTGCAGACGCAGGGACAGGGCCACGAGACGACGTTCGCGCAGATCGTCGCCGAGGAACTGGGCATCCCGCCCGAGGACATCGACGTCGTGCACGGCGACACCGACCAGACGCCGTTCGGGCTGGGTACGTACGGCAGCCGCTCGACTCCCGTGTCAGGAGCGGCCGCTGCCGTGGTCGCGCGCAAGGTGCGGGACAAGGCACGGATCATCGCCGGGGCCATGCTGGAGGTCTCCCCCGACGATCTCGAATGGACCAAGGGCCGTTGGTCGGTCGCGGGCGATCCGGCGATGACGAAGACGATCCAGGAGATCGCGCTCGCCGCGCACGGAGCGCTGGAGCTGCCGGAGGGGGTGGAGGGTCACCTGGAGGCGACGACCGTCTACAACCCGCCCAATCTCACGTACCCGTTCGGCGCGTACGTCTGCGTGGTCGACGTCGATTCCGGCACGGGCACGGTGAAGGTGCGGCGCTTCATCGCGGTGGACGACTGCGGGACCCGTATCAACCCGATGATCATCGAGGGGCAGGTGCACGGCGGGCTGGCCGACGGCGTGGGCATGGCGCTGATGGAGTTGATCAGCTTCGACGAGGACGGCAACTGTCTGTCCGGGTCCTTCATGGACTATCTGCTGCCGACCGCGCTGGAGGTCCCGGCCTGGGAGCTGGACCACACCGTCACGCCCTCCCCGCACCATCCGATCGGCGCGAAGGGCATCGGCGAGTCCGCGACGGTCGGTTCGCCGCCGGCCGTCGTCAACGCGGTCCTCGACGCGATCGGCGTACGCCACGCCGACATGCCGCTGACCCCGAGCCGGGTGTGGCAGGCGCTGCACCGGGGCGAGGTGGAGGCGCCCCAATGA
- a CDS encoding (2Fe-2S)-binding protein yields the protein MRITVNVNGDDHTREVEPRHLLVRFLRDDLELTGTHWGCDTSNCGTCVVLMDGEPVKSCTVLAVMAAGHEIRTVEDLADGDRLDPVQQGFIEQHGLQCGFCTPGMMLSGRALLDRNPDPSEQEIREAISGQLCRCTGYLNIVRSIQWAARNGHEAAGSQT from the coding sequence ATGCGGATCACCGTCAACGTCAACGGCGACGACCACACCCGGGAGGTCGAGCCCCGGCATCTGCTCGTGCGCTTCCTCCGTGACGACCTGGAACTGACCGGCACCCACTGGGGCTGCGACACCAGCAACTGCGGAACGTGCGTGGTGCTGATGGACGGGGAGCCCGTCAAGAGCTGTACGGTCCTCGCGGTCATGGCCGCCGGTCACGAGATCCGTACGGTCGAGGACCTGGCGGACGGGGACCGACTGGACCCCGTTCAGCAGGGGTTCATCGAGCAGCACGGTCTGCAGTGCGGGTTCTGCACCCCGGGGATGATGCTCTCCGGCCGGGCGCTCCTGGACCGCAATCCGGATCCGTCCGAGCAGGAGATCCGTGAGGCCATCTCCGGCCAGCTGTGCCGGTGCACCGGCTATCTGAACATCGTCCGCTCGATCCAGTGGGCGGCGAGGAACGGCCACGAGGCCGCGGGGAGTCAGACATGA
- a CDS encoding FAD binding domain-containing protein: protein MQVPASFDYQRAESVDEALELLRRYGEEARVVAGGHSLLPMMKLRLASPEVLVDINDLHELDHIALVGDELRVGALTRHRTLLESELVGRYFPIVHDAEKVIADPPVRNRGTIGGSLCQADPSEDLSAVCGALHALAVIRGADGERIVSMADFHQGPYETAVGVGEMLTEVRLPVLPGAGSAYEKVERKAGDWAVAAAGVALTLREGRIADAGVGLAAVGAGALNLHAVQTLLNGSEPSEALYEEAGRVASESCSPVTDGRGSAEYKRHLADELTRRALRRAVARAGRPIGSTAREA, encoded by the coding sequence GTGCAGGTACCCGCTTCGTTCGACTACCAGCGCGCCGAGAGCGTGGACGAGGCGCTGGAACTGCTGCGGCGCTATGGCGAGGAGGCCCGGGTCGTGGCCGGCGGACACAGTCTGCTGCCGATGATGAAACTGCGCCTGGCCTCCCCCGAGGTCCTCGTCGACATCAACGACCTGCACGAACTCGACCACATCGCCCTGGTCGGCGACGAACTGCGCGTCGGTGCCCTCACCCGGCACCGCACACTGCTGGAGTCGGAGCTGGTCGGCCGGTACTTTCCCATCGTCCACGACGCGGAGAAGGTGATCGCCGACCCGCCGGTCCGCAACCGGGGCACGATCGGCGGCTCCCTCTGCCAGGCCGACCCGTCGGAGGACCTCTCGGCCGTGTGCGGCGCGCTGCACGCCCTTGCCGTCATCCGCGGCGCGGACGGCGAACGGATCGTCTCCATGGCCGACTTCCACCAGGGCCCGTACGAAACGGCCGTGGGCGTCGGCGAGATGCTCACCGAGGTGCGGCTGCCGGTCCTGCCGGGTGCGGGCAGCGCGTACGAGAAGGTCGAGCGCAAGGCCGGGGACTGGGCCGTCGCCGCGGCCGGGGTCGCCCTGACGCTGCGCGAGGGGCGGATCGCCGACGCGGGCGTGGGTCTGGCGGCGGTCGGCGCCGGGGCGCTGAACCTCCACGCGGTGCAGACCCTCCTGAACGGCAGCGAACCGTCCGAGGCGCTGTACGAGGAGGCGGGGCGGGTGGCGTCCGAGAGCTGTTCGCCGGTCACCGACGGCCGGGGCAGCGCCGAGTACAAGCGGCATCTGGCCGACGAACTCACCCGACGGGCGCTGCGGCGGGCGGTCGCCCGGGCCGGGCGGCCCATCGGGTCCACGGCAAGGGAGGCGTGA
- a CDS encoding LysR family transcriptional regulator has translation MTLTQLRAFVTVARLGSVKGAAESLGVTEAAVSGAVAALRRELGDLLFIRAAGGISLTPGGRRLAAGAAEIVGLAEETRHRVRQAGSGTAQLRVASTEAGAEQVLPALLAAFGRRQPDLDVDTLAVPVAVFGDLLRDRRADVTIGPSPRPEPGIESIPFLRFQLVVVAAPDHPLRHRKRLAPAQLAHESWLLGPAGLDPDTVSGTFLSHIGVEAAKAKAFPSVTASLNAVAGGAGLSIAFLHVVRDELRRGSLAVLDVSGARLGGMLYASALTGERRSTTAAALCRFVTTPAATQAVLTRSKGVPMNEFRPPVHVTIWS, from the coding sequence ATGACGTTGACTCAGCTCCGCGCATTCGTCACGGTGGCCCGTCTGGGCTCGGTCAAGGGTGCCGCGGAGTCGCTCGGTGTCACCGAGGCCGCGGTCTCCGGCGCGGTCGCCGCACTCCGTCGCGAACTGGGGGACCTGCTCTTCATCCGGGCCGCCGGCGGGATCAGCCTCACTCCTGGCGGCAGACGCCTCGCCGCGGGAGCCGCCGAGATCGTCGGCCTCGCCGAGGAGACCCGTCACCGGGTCCGCCAGGCCGGCTCGGGCACCGCCCAGCTGCGGGTGGCGTCCACCGAGGCCGGCGCCGAACAGGTCCTCCCCGCACTGCTCGCGGCCTTCGGGCGGCGACAGCCCGACCTGGACGTCGACACCCTCGCCGTGCCGGTGGCGGTCTTCGGCGACCTGCTTCGCGACCGGCGCGCCGATGTCACGATCGGCCCGTCGCCGCGCCCGGAACCGGGTATCGAGTCGATCCCCTTCCTGCGCTTCCAACTGGTTGTCGTCGCGGCGCCGGACCATCCGCTCAGGCACCGGAAGCGGCTGGCACCCGCTCAACTGGCCCACGAATCATGGTTGCTGGGCCCCGCAGGACTGGACCCGGACACCGTGTCCGGCACCTTCCTGTCCCACATAGGTGTCGAAGCCGCCAAGGCCAAGGCGTTCCCCAGCGTGACGGCCTCGCTCAACGCGGTGGCGGGCGGGGCCGGGCTGTCCATCGCCTTCCTCCACGTCGTACGCGACGAGCTGCGCCGCGGGTCACTGGCCGTGCTCGACGTCTCCGGCGCCCGACTCGGCGGCATGCTCTACGCGAGCGCGCTCACCGGCGAACGCCGCTCGACGACCGCCGCCGCGCTGTGCCGCTTCGTCACGACACCGGCCGCCACACAGGCGGTGCTCACCCGGTCCAAGGGCGTTCCGATGAACGAGTTCCGACCACCGGTGCACGTCACGATCTGGAGCTGA
- a CDS encoding SRPBCC family protein: protein MDFTNEFRVNLPPDQAWSLLTDVERIAPCMPGAQLTGVDGDTYNGVVKVKVGPMTVQYKGVVSFEEKDDEARTAVLHARGRDTRGQGNADARVTARLVPDGDGTRVTVDTHLTITGRIAQFGRGVIEEVSGKLLAQFVTNLEGQLATEKKQEQAQESVAPTPEPATGAGTLAGAGAGAGAGAGAGAGAGAGAGAEPGAGTGVGAASSVAPESASAGEAAGDDVPAAEAPSRTVPAAPSAPASNGVRPAEVPTVSRTTAAAAPEPLDLMSVARGALLKRALPAALVLAVVVVVLVVWLTR from the coding sequence ATGGACTTCACGAACGAGTTCCGAGTGAACCTGCCGCCCGACCAGGCCTGGTCCCTGCTGACCGACGTGGAGCGGATCGCTCCCTGCATGCCCGGTGCCCAGCTCACCGGCGTGGACGGCGACACCTACAACGGCGTCGTCAAGGTGAAGGTCGGCCCCATGACCGTCCAGTACAAGGGCGTCGTCTCCTTCGAGGAGAAGGACGACGAAGCGCGTACGGCGGTACTCCACGCACGCGGCCGAGACACCCGCGGCCAGGGCAACGCCGATGCCCGCGTCACCGCCCGGCTCGTCCCGGACGGCGACGGGACGCGGGTGACGGTGGACACCCACCTCACCATCACCGGCAGGATCGCGCAGTTCGGCCGAGGGGTGATCGAGGAGGTCAGCGGGAAACTGCTGGCCCAGTTCGTCACCAACCTGGAAGGCCAACTCGCGACGGAGAAGAAGCAGGAACAGGCGCAGGAATCGGTCGCACCCACGCCTGAGCCCGCGACGGGGGCTGGGACCCTGGCTGGAGCTGGAGCTGGAGCTGGAGCTGGAGCTGGAGCTGGAGCTGGAGCTGGAGCTGGAGCTGGAGCCGAGCCCGGGGCCGGTACTGGAGTCGGGGCCGCATCGAGCGTCGCGCCGGAATCCGCTTCCGCCGGGGAGGCCGCCGGGGACGATGTCCCCGCCGCCGAAGCCCCGAGCAGGACCGTGCCGGCCGCTCCCTCCGCCCCCGCCTCGAACGGCGTCCGCCCCGCGGAAGTGCCCACCGTTTCCCGTACAACGGCCGCGGCCGCGCCTGAGCCCCTGGACCTGATGAGCGTCGCACGCGGTGCCTTGCTCAAACGCGCTCTTCCGGCCGCGCTCGTCCTCGCCGTGGTCGTGGTCGTTCTTGTCGTCTGGCTCACGCGATGA
- a CDS encoding GNAT family N-acetyltransferase, which yields MTDIRTPRLLLRRWQDDDLVPLSEIHADPTVMRWIGDGTPRSLEQTAEDIEAWEEEWDEEGFGVFAVELLGSGELAGAVGLYVPSSPPEVEGQVAITWRMARVFWGQGYASEAAHATLEFALQDRGLDRIVAVCRTADTASSNVLDKLGMKAEGATMDPAHGHDVRLYGIDLTEFEG from the coding sequence ATGACCGACATCCGTACCCCCCGTCTTCTGCTGCGCCGCTGGCAGGACGACGACCTCGTACCCCTCTCCGAGATCCACGCCGACCCGACGGTGATGCGATGGATCGGCGACGGCACGCCCCGCTCCCTGGAACAGACCGCCGAGGACATCGAGGCCTGGGAGGAGGAGTGGGACGAGGAGGGCTTCGGTGTCTTCGCCGTCGAACTCCTCGGATCGGGGGAGCTGGCCGGGGCGGTCGGACTCTACGTTCCCAGCTCCCCGCCCGAGGTCGAGGGGCAGGTGGCCATCACCTGGCGGATGGCCCGCGTCTTCTGGGGTCAGGGCTACGCATCGGAGGCAGCTCACGCCACACTCGAATTCGCTCTGCAGGACCGCGGTCTCGACCGGATCGTCGCCGTGTGCCGAACGGCCGACACCGCCTCGTCGAACGTGCTGGACAAACTCGGCATGAAGGCGGAAGGCGCGACAATGGACCCGGCCCACGGGCACGACGTGCGGCTGTACGGGATCGACCTGACGGAGTTCGAGGGCTGA
- a CDS encoding SRPBCC family protein, with translation MQIPTLPYRDEHTTVVAAAADDVWRGLGDTLDRSFSRPGANGYARLVGCADREASGPRPFAEGSTFPGFRVAAVVPGRELVLGGRHRFSSYALIFRLEPAGPGRTRLTAETRATFPGPAGGLYRLLVLGTGGHAVVVRRLLATVRRRAES, from the coding sequence ATGCAGATCCCCACGTTGCCCTATCGCGATGAGCACACCACCGTCGTCGCGGCGGCAGCCGATGACGTGTGGCGCGGTCTGGGCGACACACTGGACCGGTCCTTCTCGCGTCCCGGCGCCAACGGCTACGCGCGGCTGGTCGGATGCGCGGACCGCGAGGCGTCGGGTCCGCGGCCGTTTGCCGAGGGCTCGACGTTTCCCGGGTTCCGGGTGGCCGCCGTGGTCCCCGGACGGGAGCTGGTCCTCGGCGGGCGCCATCGCTTCTCTTCGTACGCGCTGATCTTTCGCCTGGAGCCCGCGGGTCCGGGCCGGACCCGGTTGACCGCCGAGACCCGGGCCACCTTTCCCGGCCCGGCGGGCGGCCTCTACCGGTTGCTCGTCCTCGGGACGGGAGGGCACGCGGTGGTCGTGCGCCGCCTGCTCGCGACGGTCCGCCGCCGGGCCGAGTCATGA
- a CDS encoding alkaline phosphatase D family protein — MPPGRQRPSSQHAPELRAAARHLARRRFLTVTAAAAALAFGTHLPARGAASATELDAARITDDPFTLGVASGDPWPGSVLLWTRLAPEPYEADGGLAQQRVVVEWEVADDERFGAIVRRGTAIAHPEVHHTLHVEVNGLDAGRVYYYRFRTGTWISPTGRTRTAPATAGPASALTFAAVSCQAYHEGYFTAHRHLAGDDVDVVFHLGDYLYEYAVDAAGGARKYTDRVLPGLFNRETVTLEDYRLRYALYRSDPDLRAVHAMHPFIVTWDDHETENNYAADTDENGTPPAAFLLRRAAAYRAHWENQPLRASQLPNGPDAQLYRRLHWGTLAQFDVLDTRQYRSDQAYGDRPHIPGPESDDPARTITGAAQERWLLDGWRTSDAVWNVMPQQVCFSQRKLDLSPVAKVSMDAWDGYRASRDRVLAGAKAAGIDNLMVLTGDVHVGYAFDIKDDFDNPSSRTLGTEIVTPSIASGMDGIVRPTNWATYLSANPHLKFYNGQRGYVRVRLTPQSARADFKTVSAVTTPGAPITTAASFVTEAGAQGLKPA, encoded by the coding sequence TCGGAACACATCTGCCCGCCAGGGGCGCGGCGAGCGCCACCGAACTCGACGCGGCGAGGATCACCGACGACCCCTTCACGCTCGGCGTCGCCTCCGGTGACCCGTGGCCCGGTTCCGTACTGCTGTGGACGCGGCTCGCGCCCGAGCCGTACGAGGCCGACGGCGGCCTGGCCCAGCAGCGTGTCGTCGTCGAATGGGAGGTTGCCGACGACGAGCGGTTCGGCGCGATCGTCCGGCGCGGCACCGCCATCGCCCACCCCGAGGTCCACCACACCCTGCACGTCGAGGTGAACGGGCTCGACGCCGGTCGCGTGTACTACTACCGCTTCCGGACGGGCACCTGGATCAGCCCGACCGGCCGCACCCGCACCGCTCCCGCCACGGCAGGCCCCGCCTCAGCGCTCACCTTCGCCGCCGTGTCCTGCCAGGCGTACCACGAGGGGTACTTCACCGCTCACCGGCATCTCGCGGGCGACGACGTCGACGTGGTCTTCCACCTCGGCGACTACCTCTACGAGTACGCGGTCGACGCCGCCGGCGGCGCCCGCAAGTACACCGACCGTGTCCTGCCCGGCCTCTTCAACCGGGAGACCGTGACACTGGAGGACTACCGGCTGCGCTACGCCCTCTACCGCAGCGACCCGGACCTGCGGGCCGTTCACGCCATGCACCCGTTCATCGTCACCTGGGACGACCACGAGACCGAGAACAACTACGCGGCCGACACCGACGAGAACGGCACGCCGCCGGCCGCGTTCCTGCTGCGGCGCGCCGCCGCCTACCGGGCCCACTGGGAGAACCAGCCGCTGCGCGCCTCCCAGCTGCCCAATGGTCCCGACGCCCAGCTCTACCGGCGTCTGCACTGGGGCACGCTGGCGCAGTTCGACGTCCTCGACACCCGCCAGTACCGCTCCGACCAGGCCTACGGCGACCGGCCGCACATCCCCGGCCCGGAGTCGGACGACCCGGCACGCACGATCACCGGCGCCGCCCAGGAACGCTGGCTGCTCGACGGATGGCGAACCTCCGACGCCGTGTGGAACGTGATGCCGCAACAGGTCTGCTTCTCCCAGCGGAAGCTGGACCTCAGCCCCGTCGCCAAGGTGTCCATGGACGCCTGGGACGGCTACCGGGCCTCGCGCGACCGGGTCCTGGCCGGGGCGAAGGCGGCGGGCATCGACAACCTGATGGTGCTCACCGGGGACGTGCACGTCGGGTACGCCTTCGACATCAAGGACGACTTCGACAACCCCTCGTCCAGGACCCTGGGCACGGAGATCGTCACCCCGTCCATCGCCAGCGGCATGGACGGCATCGTGAGACCCACGAACTGGGCCACCTACCTGTCCGCCAACCCCCACCTGAAGTTCTACAACGGACAGCGCGGTTACGTCAGGGTGCGGCTGACGCCACAGTCGGCGCGGGCGGACTTCAAGACCGTGTCCGCCGTCACCACACCCGGGGCCCCGATCACGACCGCCGCGTCCTTCGTCACCGAAGCGGGCGCCCAGGGGCTCAAGCCCGCGTGA